The following are encoded in a window of Vibrio sp. SCSIO 43136 genomic DNA:
- a CDS encoding CpaF family protein → MSAAKSLYLDIRTRIYEALDTTAVENANKDQLRNQLTNGVDMLVEQMEQPVPAIMRRQFVSNLIDELTGLGPLQSLMDDEDITDIMVNGPDAVFVERHGLVEKSDVSFVDDNQLRQIAQRIVSRVGRRVDEATPLADARLEDGSRVNVVISPISIDGTAISIRKFKKQSIGLPELVEFGAMSPQMAKVLMIAARCRCNILISGGTGSGKTTLLNGLSQFISEKERILTIEDAAELKLQQPHVLRLETRVAGTEGTGQINQRDLVINALRMRPDRIVIGECRGPEAFEMLQAMNTGHDGSMSTLHANTPRDALARVESMIMMANLSLPLEAIRRTIVSAVNIVIQANRLHDGSRKVTSISEVVGLEGENVVLEEIFRFEPNERQGEGDKIEGRFITPGLMQRSELAKKARFFGLYEELMAAFR, encoded by the coding sequence ATGAGTGCAGCAAAATCTCTCTATCTGGACATTCGTACCCGTATTTACGAAGCGCTAGATACCACAGCGGTAGAAAATGCGAATAAGGATCAGCTTCGCAATCAGTTAACCAATGGCGTGGACATGCTGGTCGAGCAAATGGAGCAACCCGTTCCAGCAATCATGCGTCGCCAGTTCGTCTCTAACCTCATCGATGAGCTTACAGGTCTTGGTCCATTGCAATCGCTGATGGATGACGAAGATATCACCGACATCATGGTTAACGGTCCTGATGCGGTTTTTGTTGAGCGCCACGGTTTGGTTGAAAAGTCTGATGTCTCCTTTGTTGATGATAATCAGCTTCGTCAAATCGCCCAGCGAATCGTATCTCGCGTGGGCCGACGTGTGGACGAAGCGACGCCGCTAGCCGATGCGCGTTTAGAAGATGGCAGCCGTGTTAACGTGGTGATCAGCCCAATCAGTATTGATGGCACTGCGATTTCGATTCGTAAGTTCAAAAAGCAGTCTATTGGCTTACCTGAATTGGTTGAATTTGGGGCGATGAGCCCGCAAATGGCGAAAGTGCTGATGATTGCGGCTCGTTGCCGTTGCAACATTTTGATCTCTGGTGGTACAGGTTCGGGTAAGACGACTTTGCTTAACGGCTTATCGCAATTTATCTCTGAAAAAGAGCGAATTCTGACCATTGAAGATGCAGCGGAACTAAAACTTCAGCAGCCACATGTACTACGACTTGAAACTCGTGTTGCAGGCACAGAAGGTACCGGACAAATCAACCAGCGCGATTTGGTGATAAACGCCCTACGTATGCGCCCTGACCGAATAGTGATTGGTGAGTGTCGTGGCCCAGAAGCATTTGAAATGCTTCAAGCAATGAACACTGGCCACGATGGCTCAATGTCGACACTGCATGCCAACACCCCTCGCGATGCACTGGCTCGTGTAGAGAGCATGATCATGATGGCTAATTTAAGCCTGCCACTGGAAGCGATTCGTCGCACCATTGTTAGCGCAGTGAACATAGTGATTCAGGCTAACCGTCTGCATGACGGCTCGCGTAAAGTGACCTCTATTTCAGAAGTGGTTGGGCTTGAAGGCGAAAACGTCGTGCTGGAAGAGATCTTCCGATTCGAGCCAAATGAGCGTCAAGGTGAAGGCGATAAAATTGAAGGTCGCTTTATCACACCAGGTCTTATGCAACGTTCTGAGCTGGCGAAAAAAGCGCGCTTCTTTGGTTTGTATGAAGAACTGATGGCGGCGTTCCGATGA
- a CDS encoding type II secretion system F family protein: MSLYFYLLLIGGVAFFYSNGLKKQKTKLLAKDSHTSDGEDELNLVNLSSLKGESLKDKVLIRFNGVATQLGKKGLIQAAIGIAIVSFLMSYVVGVYLALGFVSGVAALTMTPVIASVILVKVLLNRRQKKFEESFPDAINLMTSAVSSGESVMQAIQFVGDKLDTIVGKEFKWVGQRLQIGESPDEVFRRSCQNCPYKSYRFFIITLRANMIRGGQLKEVMTRLNRVLFDARSVEKKTNAMTSEARLSAKIVGAIPFLFLFGMQYMSPENFQFVIHDPAGRMILYYLIGSEAIGMGIIWFLIRGIR; the protein is encoded by the coding sequence ATGAGTCTCTATTTCTACCTGTTGTTGATAGGCGGCGTTGCCTTCTTTTATAGCAATGGACTGAAAAAACAAAAGACTAAGTTGCTGGCGAAAGATTCTCACACCAGTGATGGCGAAGATGAGCTTAACTTGGTGAACCTATCTTCTTTGAAAGGTGAATCGCTTAAAGATAAGGTCCTGATCCGCTTTAATGGCGTTGCGACGCAGTTGGGCAAGAAGGGGTTGATACAGGCAGCTATTGGCATTGCTATCGTCAGTTTCTTGATGAGCTATGTGGTCGGGGTTTACCTTGCACTTGGCTTTGTCTCAGGGGTGGCGGCACTAACTATGACACCAGTGATTGCCTCAGTAATCTTGGTCAAAGTGTTGCTTAACCGTCGCCAAAAGAAATTCGAAGAGTCTTTTCCTGATGCCATTAACTTGATGACCAGTGCCGTGAGCTCTGGTGAGAGTGTGATGCAAGCGATTCAGTTTGTGGGAGATAAGCTCGATACCATCGTCGGCAAAGAGTTCAAATGGGTAGGTCAGCGTTTGCAAATCGGTGAGTCACCTGATGAGGTGTTTCGCCGCTCGTGTCAAAACTGCCCATACAAGAGTTACCGATTCTTTATCATCACTTTGCGCGCCAACATGATTCGTGGTGGTCAGTTAAAAGAGGTGATGACTCGCTTGAACCGAGTGCTTTTTGATGCTCGTTCGGTGGAGAAAAAGACTAACGCAATGACTTCAGAAGCTCGTTTGTCCGCCAAGATTGTAGGTGCCATACCATTCCTGTTCCTATTTGGCATGCAGTACATGAGCCCTGAAAACTTCCAGTTTGTGATTCATGATCCTGCTGGGCGAATGATCCTTTACTACTTGATCGGCAGTGAAGCGATAGGTATGGGCATTATTTGGTTCTTGATCCGAGGTATTCGCTAA
- a CDS encoding type II secretion system F family protein yields MTSMVISLITFLLGVIAFSLLRTNAQAKQRSRMHKLLQTEQVESEARKKFRLAMKKVSAENKEEFEQKLEQAGVYNKGLAIYYLPAKFGTIFVTLGVAAFLVITQDWPLEDVILPVFGILVSVIVLPDMILASKKKAVERSVGREIPYLIDLMAVCVQTGMTLESALAYIADELQGFDKHLAYHIKRTAERARLTGLENALTELAVRINTQEVRSFTFTLLQSLQHGSSIYQVLITLSKDIREVQMLETEEKIGALSAKMSVPLIIFIMMPIVILIIAPGVMRLMQ; encoded by the coding sequence ATGACATCTATGGTGATATCACTAATTACCTTCTTGCTCGGTGTGATTGCCTTTAGTTTGCTTCGCACTAACGCACAAGCCAAGCAGCGTTCTCGAATGCATAAGCTGCTGCAAACCGAGCAAGTCGAGTCGGAAGCGAGGAAAAAATTCCGTCTGGCGATGAAGAAAGTCAGCGCAGAGAACAAAGAAGAATTCGAACAAAAGCTAGAGCAAGCAGGTGTCTACAACAAAGGCCTAGCAATTTACTACTTGCCAGCCAAGTTCGGCACCATTTTTGTCACTTTAGGCGTTGCGGCTTTCTTGGTAATTACCCAAGACTGGCCGCTAGAAGATGTGATTCTTCCAGTGTTTGGTATTTTGGTCAGTGTCATTGTGTTGCCAGATATGATCTTAGCGTCAAAGAAAAAGGCAGTGGAAAGAAGTGTAGGCCGTGAAATTCCATACCTTATCGATCTCATGGCGGTATGTGTGCAAACCGGTATGACACTGGAGTCTGCGTTAGCTTATATTGCAGACGAGCTGCAAGGGTTCGACAAGCACTTGGCGTATCACATCAAGCGAACCGCCGAGCGTGCTCGACTCACTGGACTTGAGAATGCGTTGACCGAGCTTGCAGTTCGAATTAACACCCAAGAGGTGCGCAGTTTTACTTTTACTTTGCTGCAAAGCTTGCAGCACGGTAGTTCCATCTACCAAGTGTTGATCACCTTATCGAAAGATATTCGTGAAGTTCAAATGCTTGAAACGGAAGAGAAAATAGGTGCGCTATCTGCGAAGATGAGTGTGCCACTGATTATTTTTATTATGATGCCTATCGTGATTTTGATCATCGCACCGGGCGTAATGAGGCTAATGCAATGA
- a CDS encoding OmpA family protein — MTKWLLSALVVFSSVANAEQSLLQQMCETTAFNQELSVTMATPIVIAHHRNGRMVAGEENDQIDVSKFAPLLVGENQISDDCLAYLQHKSVLKVTKSDAQIIDKTDPILARVFFEFDRSKLSDTSVRILEHIAKQLKASPNTITLEGHTDAMGSETYNMALGLRRSKEVEAFLVEKGIDPQTMLASSKGESQPVADNTTKEGREKNRRVEIKI, encoded by the coding sequence ATGACAAAATGGCTGTTAAGTGCCCTAGTAGTATTCTCTAGCGTCGCCAACGCAGAGCAGAGCTTACTCCAGCAGATGTGTGAAACCACCGCATTTAACCAAGAGCTATCAGTGACTATGGCAACGCCAATCGTGATAGCCCATCATCGCAATGGCCGTATGGTTGCAGGTGAAGAGAATGATCAAATCGATGTGTCTAAGTTTGCTCCGCTGCTAGTGGGCGAGAATCAAATCTCTGACGACTGCTTAGCCTACCTACAGCACAAAAGTGTGTTGAAGGTGACCAAAAGCGACGCTCAGATCATTGATAAAACCGATCCTATTTTGGCACGAGTGTTTTTCGAGTTTGATCGCTCAAAGCTCAGTGATACGTCAGTACGAATTCTTGAGCATATTGCTAAGCAGCTAAAGGCGAGCCCAAACACTATCACGCTGGAAGGCCATACCGATGCAATGGGCAGCGAGACCTACAACATGGCGCTTGGCCTACGTCGTAGTAAAGAAGTTGAAGCGTTTCTAGTTGAGAAAGGGATTGACCCGCAGACAATGCTAGCAAGCTCGAAAGGTGAGTCACAGCCAGTTGCGGACAACACCACGAAAGAAGGGCGAGAGAAAAACCGCCGCGTAGAAATCAAGATCTAG
- a CDS encoding DUF3316 domain-containing protein: MKKLALTIAAIMSTSAFATTLHTSSTSELSIDGYKTQEQAYNAGFDLADNLKNQSHNQLMSNLRIISDNVEYNSIEIKDVEVQVESYAKAKGEISYRAVLEVNYDYNQRDNS; encoded by the coding sequence ATGAAAAAGTTAGCCCTAACAATCGCAGCCATCATGTCTACCAGTGCATTTGCTACCACCTTGCATACAAGTTCAACCTCAGAATTAAGTATTGATGGATACAAGACTCAAGAGCAAGCCTACAACGCTGGCTTTGATTTAGCCGACAACTTGAAAAACCAGTCTCACAATCAGTTAATGAGTAATCTACGAATTATTTCGGACAACGTGGAATACAACAGCATCGAAATCAAAGATGTGGAAGTACAGGTAGAATCTTATGCGAAAGCCAAAGGTGAAATCAGTTACCGTGCGGTACTGGAAGTAAACTACGACTACAACCAGCGTGATAACTCATAA
- the gltS gene encoding sodium/glutamate symporter translates to MIETISIGTLESFLIAMSVLFIGHLVNNKVPALKRYNIPEPIVGGLIIALVITALHFNHIDLEFSLPLQHTFMLMFFSTVGLAANYKQLLKGGAKVFWFLAIASLYIVIQNGVGVSMAQMLGLDPLMGLIAGSITLSGGHGTGAAWSQTFADSYGMSNTLEIAMASATFGLIIGGIIGSPVAQRLITKNNIESEYGCGTHTHERFPEVVTYNELEEEKVTARVVIETLFVLLICVTGAGYLEAFVASFEISWLKIPDFVYALFIGVFITNVMEVSKVRELDTETVDMLGTVSLSLFLSMALMSLKLWNIFDLALPFLAILTVQSVVLGLFSYFITFKAMGKNYDAAVIAGGHCGFGLGATPTAVMNMGSLVTRFGPSPQAFMVVPIVGAFFIDIVNLIILQAYISFIV, encoded by the coding sequence ATGATTGAGACAATTTCAATTGGCACTTTGGAATCTTTTCTCATTGCGATGAGCGTGCTGTTTATCGGCCACTTAGTGAACAATAAGGTTCCTGCACTTAAACGATATAACATTCCAGAACCCATCGTTGGTGGACTCATCATCGCGCTAGTCATCACAGCGCTACACTTTAACCACATCGATTTAGAGTTCTCACTACCGCTTCAACACACATTTATGCTGATGTTTTTCAGTACGGTTGGATTGGCCGCAAACTACAAGCAGCTACTTAAAGGTGGTGCAAAGGTGTTTTGGTTCTTGGCTATCGCCTCACTGTACATCGTGATTCAAAATGGCGTTGGTGTCTCCATGGCGCAAATGTTGGGATTAGACCCACTGATGGGCCTGATTGCAGGTTCAATCACCCTATCAGGTGGTCACGGAACAGGGGCAGCTTGGTCACAAACCTTTGCTGACTCTTACGGAATGAGCAACACACTAGAAATTGCGATGGCGTCAGCGACTTTTGGTTTGATCATTGGCGGTATTATAGGTAGCCCAGTCGCACAGCGTTTGATCACCAAGAACAACATCGAATCGGAATATGGTTGTGGGACACACACCCATGAACGTTTCCCAGAAGTCGTTACCTATAACGAACTTGAAGAAGAGAAAGTTACTGCACGAGTAGTGATTGAGACCTTGTTTGTCTTACTCATCTGTGTGACAGGCGCAGGCTACTTAGAAGCGTTTGTTGCCAGCTTTGAGATTAGCTGGCTGAAGATCCCTGACTTTGTCTATGCGCTGTTTATTGGTGTTTTCATTACCAATGTGATGGAAGTGAGTAAGGTTCGTGAATTAGATACTGAAACTGTCGATATGCTTGGCACAGTCTCTTTATCGCTTTTCTTATCCATGGCGCTCATGAGCCTAAAGCTATGGAACATCTTTGACTTGGCGTTGCCGTTCTTGGCTATTCTAACAGTGCAATCTGTGGTGCTGGGCCTATTTAGCTACTTTATTACTTTTAAAGCGATGGGTAAAAACTACGATGCAGCGGTCATCGCAGGCGGACATTGTGGTTTTGGATTAGGCGCAACACCCACGGCGGTGATGAACATGGGGTCCTTGGTCACAAGATTTGGTCCTTCTCCCCAAGCTTTCATGGTGGTGCCGATTGTCGGAGCCTTCTTTATCGACATCGTAAACCTGATCATCTTACAAGCTTACATCTCCTTTATTGTGTAA